One genomic segment of bacterium includes these proteins:
- a CDS encoding amidohydrolase family protein yields the protein MATTMAKFLHLGMSLRDVIAASTLAPAKALGRDAEIGTLRPGACADVTVFRVREAPVEHSDAAGCTEQAAVLLEPVYTIRAGRLAHAARGTLF from the coding sequence ATGGCGACGACGATGGCGAAGTTTCTCCACCTCGGGATGTCTCTGCGCGACGTGATCGCGGCATCGACGCTCGCACCCGCCAAGGCGCTTGGACGGGACGCGGAGATTGGCACGCTCCGGCCCGGAGCCTGCGCCGACGTGACCGTGTTCAGGGTCCGCGAGGCGCCCGTCGAGCACAGCGACGCCGCGGGGTGCACCGAGCAGGCGGCGGTGCTCTTGGAGCCGGTGTACACTATCCGCGCGGGGCGTCTCG